In one Arenibacter antarcticus genomic region, the following are encoded:
- a CDS encoding DeoR/GlpR family DNA-binding transcription regulator has translation MLKAERQQIILNEVRRHNRVLLPDMADLVNVSVDTVRRDIKELHRDKKLQKVHGGAISLGFHNYHFQVNEIYSKDKKSGIAEKAITLLRDGQVILFTGGTTNMELARLLPVNLKLTCFTPSLPVANQLLTKPNVEIIFIGGQISKDAQITIGGSAINMLSEISVDLCFLGSHSIDLTHGLTEFDWEIVQLKKAMIKASRRVVVPVISEKLNTIQRYKICDIDDVDTLITELNPQNSLLDFYQNKGFNIL, from the coding sequence ATGTTAAAAGCCGAGCGACAGCAAATAATTTTGAATGAAGTTAGGAGGCACAACAGGGTGTTGTTGCCTGATATGGCGGACCTCGTAAATGTGTCTGTGGATACTGTAAGGAGGGATATTAAGGAATTACACCGCGATAAGAAACTGCAAAAAGTTCACGGGGGAGCAATTTCCTTGGGTTTCCATAATTATCATTTTCAGGTTAATGAAATTTATTCCAAGGACAAGAAATCTGGGATAGCAGAGAAGGCAATTACCTTATTAAGGGATGGGCAAGTAATTTTGTTTACCGGTGGAACCACTAATATGGAATTAGCTAGATTGTTGCCTGTTAATTTAAAGTTGACTTGTTTTACACCTAGTTTGCCAGTGGCTAATCAATTGTTGACCAAGCCCAATGTTGAGATTATTTTTATAGGAGGACAAATATCAAAGGATGCCCAGATAACAATTGGAGGAAGTGCTATTAATATGCTATCCGAAATCTCCGTGGATCTTTGTTTTCTGGGATCTCATTCAATTGATCTTACCCATGGCCTAACGGAATTTGACTGGGAGATAGTTCAGTTGAAGAAGGCCATGATCAAGGCTTCTAGAAGGGTAGTGGTTCCGGTTATATCAGAGAAATTAAACACCATACAACGTTATAAAATATGCGATATAGATGATGTTGATACGTTGATTACTGAATTAAATCCACAAAATTCCCTATTAGATTTTTATCAGAATAAAGGATTCAATATTTTGTAA
- a CDS encoding TonB-dependent receptor has translation MEKRFQKSFLFLALLCSIQLWGQTKTVTGEIHDSEGVPIPGAGVYVKNSTNGTTSDFDGNFTLQVPESNNTVLVFSSLGFLKQEVTIGSKTNFSIIFQTNVEGLDEVVVVGYGSQKKRNVTGAVTAVNTDVLTSRPITDVARGLQGATPGLTITSPSGQIGENPTIKLRGSVGTLGTGGGAQPLILVDNVEIPNLQSINPEDIEEISVLKDAASTSIYGARGAWGVILITTKKGKKNRAPSVNYSNNFSWATPTVTPQVAPAADGAEMAFAAVNRRIPSLQSYGVVGMRIDQLAIEKMRDWDQQYAGQDLGMDMVEGRDYEVRDGNLFFYRSWDPRKLFVKKWAPQQKQDFSLTGGGENTTYYLGLGYLNQGGVYKTNPDKYERYNLNLNINSTVTDWLDIRAKVLHNNSSQTEPFKFGSNTYDAWYYTTRWPAFYPYGTVDGKPFRNHISEVEQAKMNENNYSLSRINLGTTITPIKDLAINFDFTHDRVEEHEKQVGGTLSAYNFWAQGADFSYVPYSSSAYDRVQYNSQWSRRNTAKAYLVYEKDLGDHEFKFTFGGDMEKFDSWYHYSQRRDLLNPDQGELALATGDQFVGGDRNKWNTLGFFGRVNYAYKNKLLLEVNARYDGSSRLSSDNKWGYFPSASAGYILTEESFMEALDPTLTFLKLRASYGSVGNQNTYLSSIYRIMSSSSSGWLINGGNQVTTGTPGALPSSLTWETVTTLDFGLDAKFFNNKLGMTFDWYERTVSDMHSSGVTLPSSFGTSSPRRNFGELQTKGWELSLDYKHQFSNDLRINALVTLTDFKEKLTKFSNTTESIYSNYEGRNLGEIWGYETDRFFTEDDFNTDGTYASGVPNQDIFETNSWFKYGPGDVKFKDLNGDGVIDYGTNTVGDSGDMKVIGNSTPRYQYGIQLGADFKGIDLSLFMQGVGKRDFWANGPVFIPGYRYGEGWYEHQLNHWTPENTNAYYPRPNDQGQSNSRMNFLPQTKYLLNMSYLRMKNITLGYSFPKSVLNKLKVDRLRLYLSGENLFEFSGIQIPVDPEVDYTNAGTNDTSTFGRVYPFRRSYSFGLQLSL, from the coding sequence ATGGAAAAACGATTTCAAAAATCATTTTTGTTCCTGGCACTCCTATGCTCCATCCAATTATGGGGACAGACAAAAACAGTAACCGGTGAGATTCACGACTCTGAAGGGGTTCCTATCCCAGGAGCAGGAGTCTATGTGAAAAACTCTACCAACGGAACTACTTCCGATTTTGACGGAAATTTTACCCTGCAAGTACCTGAGAGCAATAACACGGTACTTGTATTTTCTTCCTTAGGATTTCTTAAACAAGAAGTTACCATAGGCAGCAAAACCAACTTCTCGATTATCTTTCAAACCAATGTAGAAGGTTTGGACGAGGTTGTTGTAGTAGGTTATGGAAGTCAGAAAAAAAGAAATGTTACCGGAGCGGTAACTGCAGTAAACACGGACGTATTGACTTCAAGACCCATTACGGATGTAGCTAGAGGATTACAGGGTGCTACCCCCGGCCTAACTATTACTTCGCCCAGTGGACAGATTGGGGAGAACCCTACTATTAAACTTAGGGGGTCTGTTGGCACCTTAGGTACTGGTGGCGGGGCACAACCTTTAATTCTTGTAGACAACGTGGAAATTCCAAACCTACAGTCTATAAACCCAGAGGATATTGAAGAAATATCGGTCTTAAAAGATGCTGCCTCTACTTCTATATATGGAGCACGTGGAGCATGGGGAGTTATTTTAATCACCACCAAAAAAGGAAAGAAGAATAGGGCTCCCTCTGTAAATTACTCCAATAACTTTTCGTGGGCAACACCAACGGTTACCCCTCAAGTAGCGCCTGCTGCGGATGGTGCTGAAATGGCCTTTGCTGCCGTTAACAGGAGAATACCGTCCCTACAATCTTATGGGGTGGTAGGAATGCGAATAGACCAACTGGCCATCGAAAAAATGAGGGATTGGGACCAGCAGTATGCAGGACAGGACCTAGGAATGGATATGGTTGAAGGAAGGGATTATGAAGTAAGGGATGGCAACCTATTTTTCTATAGATCATGGGATCCTAGAAAGCTATTTGTCAAAAAATGGGCACCTCAGCAAAAACAGGATTTTTCTCTTACAGGCGGTGGTGAAAACACTACCTACTATCTTGGACTTGGTTATTTAAATCAAGGTGGGGTTTATAAAACAAATCCGGATAAATACGAACGATACAACCTAAACCTTAACATTAATTCTACTGTAACGGATTGGTTGGATATCAGGGCAAAGGTGCTGCATAATAATTCTTCGCAAACGGAACCGTTTAAATTTGGATCCAATACCTACGATGCGTGGTACTATACTACAAGATGGCCAGCATTCTACCCATATGGAACTGTAGATGGAAAACCTTTCAGAAACCATATCTCAGAAGTGGAACAAGCTAAAATGAACGAAAATAATTATAGCCTCTCACGTATTAATTTAGGGACCACCATAACTCCAATTAAAGATTTAGCAATTAACTTTGATTTTACACATGATAGGGTTGAAGAACACGAAAAACAAGTGGGCGGTACTTTGTCTGCCTATAATTTCTGGGCTCAGGGAGCAGACTTCTCCTATGTCCCTTACAGTAGCTCTGCCTATGACCGTGTACAATACAACTCTCAGTGGAGTAGAAGAAATACGGCAAAGGCCTATCTTGTCTATGAAAAAGATCTCGGTGATCACGAATTTAAATTCACCTTTGGAGGGGATATGGAAAAATTTGATTCATGGTACCATTACTCACAAAGAAGGGATCTTTTAAATCCAGACCAAGGAGAGTTGGCACTTGCAACTGGAGATCAGTTTGTTGGTGGCGATAGGAACAAATGGAATACATTAGGTTTCTTTGGCAGGGTAAACTATGCCTATAAAAACAAATTGTTGTTGGAAGTAAATGCCAGGTATGATGGTTCCTCTAGGTTATCATCTGATAATAAATGGGGTTATTTCCCTTCGGCATCCGCAGGTTACATCCTAACTGAAGAGAGCTTTATGGAGGCGTTGGACCCAACTCTTACGTTCCTAAAACTTAGAGCCTCTTATGGTTCTGTAGGAAATCAGAACACCTATTTATCCAGTATATACCGAATTATGTCCTCTAGTTCTTCCGGATGGCTTATTAACGGAGGTAATCAAGTGACTACTGGAACTCCTGGTGCATTGCCTTCCTCTTTGACTTGGGAAACAGTGACCACCTTGGACTTTGGTTTGGACGCTAAATTTTTCAATAACAAATTGGGGATGACCTTTGATTGGTACGAAAGAACCGTTAGTGACATGCACAGTTCAGGGGTAACCCTTCCAAGCAGCTTTGGAACATCCTCACCAAGACGTAACTTTGGTGAACTACAGACCAAAGGTTGGGAGTTGAGCTTGGATTACAAACATCAGTTTAGCAATGACCTTCGAATAAATGCATTGGTTACCTTGACAGATTTCAAAGAAAAATTGACGAAATTCTCCAACACAACCGAAAGTATATACTCCAATTATGAAGGCAGAAACTTAGGAGAGATCTGGGGATACGAAACGGATAGGTTTTTTACCGAAGACGACTTTAACACCGACGGCACTTATGCCAGTGGCGTACCCAACCAAGATATTTTTGAAACAAATTCTTGGTTTAAATATGGACCTGGAGATGTTAAGTTCAAGGATCTTAACGGAGATGGCGTAATAGATTATGGCACCAACACAGTAGGCGATTCGGGTGATATGAAGGTAATTGGTAATTCTACCCCTAGATACCAATACGGAATCCAATTGGGAGCAGATTTTAAAGGGATAGACCTTAGCTTATTTATGCAGGGAGTTGGAAAACGTGACTTCTGGGCCAACGGTCCTGTATTTATCCCCGGATATAGATATGGGGAAGGTTGGTACGAGCACCAACTTAACCATTGGACTCCTGAGAATACAAATGCTTACTACCCTAGACCTAACGACCAAGGCCAAAGCAACAGCAGGATGAACTTTTTACCACAAACCAAATATTTACTTAACATGTCTTACCTACGTATGAAGAATATTACGCTAGGATACTCCTTTCCAAAATCTGTGTTAAACAAGTTAAAAGTAGATCGACTGAGATTGTACCTAAGTGGAGAGAATTTATTTGAATTTAGTGGAATACAAATTCCAGTAGATCCTGAAGTAGACTATACCAACGCAGGCACCAATGACACCTCAACATTCGGAAGGGTCTATCCATTTAGAAGATCATATTCTTTTGGACTACAATTATCTCTATAA
- a CDS encoding RagB/SusD family nutrient uptake outer membrane protein yields the protein MKTIHKIALLFLCLIAFVGCEDDLLDVPPQDMLVDETFWTSEGNVKTFAFGFYTGYFKGYGSGYTWGNYFSGQSLNDDFAPTNPPRFALQVPTSGGGWGFGWVRKSNIFINRVQTVPMEQEAIDHWTGIGRFFRAMEYHDLVARFGDVPYFDQELSEEDNDQLYKTRDDRTFVMDKVLEDLTFAAANVRASVDNDGLEVNKDVVLAFMSRIMLYEGTWQKYHENNSAKASEYLEAAKWAADQIVNTGNYSLANYREVFNSLSLSSNPEVILYREYEPGLITHALNSYNNKEPQTGISRNAIESYLAKDGLPISLSTLYQGDQGIDKVMADRDGRIYETFVSTELRINGVAPNHSTTGIASHKFLNESIKDDPIGSSNLNPTDAPIIRYGEVLLNYIEAVAELATLGGAGVSQGDLDKSINVLRDRVGVDLPHLEVAGELPAVGGIAYDDPNRDPEVPALLWEIRRERRVELMMEGYRLDDLKRWKKLGYVDMLANPDINQGAWIKKSDYPDSELNDISLTDGEEGYIIPASATASLRVLDNERVYLSPIPLDQITLYQDQGVTLEQNPGWE from the coding sequence ATGAAGACAATACATAAAATAGCACTACTTTTCCTTTGCCTTATTGCATTTGTAGGGTGTGAAGATGACTTATTGGACGTGCCCCCACAAGATATGTTGGTGGACGAGACCTTCTGGACCAGCGAAGGCAATGTAAAAACCTTTGCCTTTGGTTTCTACACTGGATATTTTAAAGGCTACGGTTCTGGGTATACCTGGGGAAATTACTTTTCCGGACAATCCCTAAACGATGATTTTGCACCTACCAATCCACCAAGATTTGCATTGCAAGTACCTACTTCAGGTGGGGGATGGGGCTTTGGTTGGGTAAGAAAATCCAATATCTTTATCAATCGGGTACAAACTGTTCCCATGGAACAAGAAGCTATAGACCACTGGACCGGAATAGGAAGGTTTTTCAGGGCTATGGAATATCATGACCTCGTTGCCAGATTTGGAGATGTACCTTACTTTGACCAGGAGTTGTCTGAAGAAGATAACGATCAATTATATAAAACAAGGGATGATCGTACGTTTGTAATGGATAAGGTGTTGGAAGACCTAACATTTGCAGCTGCCAATGTTAGGGCATCCGTAGACAATGATGGACTTGAAGTTAATAAAGATGTAGTACTTGCCTTCATGTCGCGCATCATGCTATACGAGGGTACTTGGCAGAAATATCACGAAAATAACAGCGCTAAGGCCTCTGAATATTTGGAAGCAGCAAAATGGGCTGCCGATCAAATCGTAAACACAGGAAATTACTCCCTTGCCAACTATAGGGAGGTATTTAATTCGCTAAGTCTTTCCTCAAATCCAGAGGTTATCCTTTACAGAGAATATGAGCCAGGTCTTATTACCCATGCCCTGAACAGCTATAATAATAAGGAACCCCAAACAGGAATTTCCAGAAATGCCATTGAATCATATCTTGCGAAAGATGGATTGCCAATTTCCCTTTCCACCTTGTACCAAGGAGATCAAGGTATTGATAAGGTAATGGCCGATAGGGACGGTAGAATTTATGAGACCTTTGTATCAACAGAGCTAAGGATCAACGGCGTAGCGCCTAACCATTCCACAACTGGAATTGCGTCACATAAGTTTTTAAATGAAAGCATAAAGGACGATCCCATAGGAAGCTCTAATTTAAATCCAACGGATGCCCCAATTATAAGATACGGGGAAGTATTGCTAAATTACATTGAAGCGGTAGCGGAATTGGCCACTTTAGGAGGAGCCGGAGTATCGCAAGGCGATCTGGACAAATCCATCAATGTATTGAGAGACCGCGTAGGTGTTGATCTGCCACATTTGGAAGTGGCTGGAGAGTTGCCTGCTGTAGGTGGCATAGCTTATGACGATCCCAATAGAGATCCAGAAGTACCTGCCCTCCTTTGGGAAATACGTAGGGAAAGAAGAGTAGAATTGATGATGGAAGGATATAGATTGGACGATCTTAAACGCTGGAAGAAATTGGGTTATGTGGATATGTTAGCTAATCCCGATATTAACCAAGGAGCTTGGATCAAGAAGTCCGATTATCCTGATAGTGAACTGAATGATATCTCGTTAACGGACGGTGAAGAAGGATACATTATTCCTGCTTCTGCAACCGCATCTCTCCGAGTACTGGATAATGAACGAGTATATCTTAGCCCAATCCCATTAGATCAAATTACACTTTACCAAGATCAAGGGGTAACTTTGGAACAAAACCCCGGATGGGAATAA
- a CDS encoding glycoside hydrolase family 10 protein, translating to MKNSPLYLFLIGIFIFLFIGCASSKTSTYLGKKPIATTSTNKKAVKWDPKTPYNIEEFRAAWVATVANINWPSSPGLPVDEQQKEALKLLDFLEEHNFNAVIFQVRPQADALYKSNLEPWSYYLTGKQGSAPETDYDPLQFWIQAAHERGLELHAWLNPYRAHHTAGGEISDKSIIKTNPELVVGLENGMYWMDPSLKGTQDHSLAVVMDIVNRYEVDGIHFDDYFYPYDSYNNGKDFPDDVSWQAYLDSDGKLSRSDWRRNSVNTFIKNVYTEIKESKPHVKFGLSPFGIWRPGYPESVVGLDQFDKLYADAKLWLNEGWVDYYTPQLYWKVNKKGQSFPELLGWWQSENTKQLHLWPGMSVDQGGDEKNADEVINQIMITRGMVPKSKGAVHWSIAPLIKYDSLALAIKQGPYSNKTLVPPSPWLNNSPLAPPSLQIEKEQESITLSWSHLEEFKVFRWVLYYQHQGKRWEHIIANQGTKSISIPFAQENGKFPIIKVGLTAVDRTGNQSEFFELNID from the coding sequence ATGAAAAATAGCCCCCTTTACCTATTCTTAATAGGGATTTTTATATTCCTCTTTATCGGATGTGCTTCCTCCAAAACCTCAACCTACCTAGGCAAGAAACCTATCGCAACGACCAGCACCAATAAAAAAGCCGTAAAATGGGATCCAAAAACACCCTATAATATAGAGGAGTTCCGAGCCGCATGGGTGGCCACTGTCGCTAACATCAACTGGCCCAGTTCCCCAGGACTTCCTGTCGACGAACAACAAAAGGAAGCCCTAAAACTGTTAGACTTCTTAGAGGAACACAATTTTAATGCAGTTATATTTCAGGTCCGCCCGCAGGCAGATGCCCTTTATAAAAGCAATCTAGAACCCTGGTCCTATTACCTAACCGGAAAACAAGGCAGTGCACCGGAAACAGATTATGACCCCTTGCAGTTTTGGATTCAGGCGGCACACGAAAGAGGTTTGGAGTTGCATGCATGGCTTAATCCTTATCGTGCGCATCATACTGCAGGCGGAGAAATTAGCGATAAATCCATCATAAAAACCAATCCTGAATTAGTGGTCGGACTGGAAAATGGAATGTATTGGATGGATCCATCCTTAAAAGGAACCCAAGATCATTCCCTAGCTGTGGTAATGGATATTGTAAATCGGTATGAGGTAGATGGGATACATTTCGACGATTACTTTTACCCCTATGACTCTTATAATAATGGGAAAGATTTCCCAGATGACGTTAGCTGGCAAGCATACTTAGACTCTGACGGTAAATTATCCCGATCGGATTGGAGACGCAACAGTGTAAATACCTTTATAAAAAACGTATATACCGAGATAAAAGAATCCAAACCTCACGTAAAATTCGGCTTAAGCCCCTTTGGTATATGGAGACCAGGCTACCCGGAATCCGTGGTGGGCTTAGATCAATTCGACAAACTTTATGCAGATGCCAAACTATGGCTAAACGAAGGTTGGGTAGATTACTACACCCCACAACTGTATTGGAAAGTCAATAAAAAGGGCCAAAGTTTTCCAGAGCTTTTGGGGTGGTGGCAAAGCGAAAATACCAAGCAACTTCACCTATGGCCGGGCATGAGCGTAGACCAAGGTGGGGATGAAAAAAATGCGGACGAAGTAATTAATCAGATTATGATTACCCGCGGTATGGTACCCAAAAGCAAAGGTGCCGTACATTGGAGCATTGCCCCATTAATTAAATACGATAGTTTGGCATTGGCCATAAAACAAGGCCCTTATAGCAATAAAACTTTGGTTCCTCCCTCCCCATGGCTCAACAATTCACCCCTTGCACCACCAAGCCTACAAATAGAAAAGGAGCAGGAATCTATTACGTTATCATGGAGCCATTTAGAGGAATTTAAAGTTTTTAGATGGGTATTATATTACCAACACCAGGGCAAAAGATGGGAACATATCATCGCAAACCAAGGAACTAAATCCATCAGCATTCCATTTGCCCAAGAAAATGGTAAATTCCCCATTATTAAAGTCGGCCTAACAGCAGTGGATAGAACAGGCAACCAAAGTGAATTTTTTGAATTGAATATCGATTAA
- a CDS encoding sodium:solute symporter: MSPLIVFGVIAAYFGMLMAISYFTSKKSDNNTFFTGNKASPWYLVAYGMVGASLSGVTFISVPGEVGNTAWTYLQFVMGNMVGYAIIAFVLIPLFYKLNLISIYEYLKDRFGIKSYRTGATLFIISQTIGASFRLFLAALVLQIAFFNAFGIPFWVTVFITILLIWLYTYKAGIRTIVYTDTLQTTFLLAAVIISIVVILQHLDLKLGDLYGVVASNPMSKIFEWDWLSNRNFYKTFLAGVFITIAMNGLDQNVMQKNLTCKNIKDAQKNILWFSVTFFLSTMLFLILGVLIYEYAVSHNIAIPERTDDLYPLLALNYFGVLAGIVFLIGIVAAAFSSADSALTALTTSFCVDILDIRKKQSSQKNIRQYVHIGFTFLMFAVIVIFNAFNDSSVVSAVFKVAGFTYGPLLGLFAFGLLFKQKIHDKLVPLICILSPILSIILDQNSETWFNGFRFGFEILLVNAAFTMIGLWMLSKRKKTTLVTDS; the protein is encoded by the coding sequence ATGAGCCCATTGATTGTTTTTGGAGTTATTGCAGCATATTTTGGAATGCTTATGGCCATTAGTTATTTCACCTCCAAAAAATCGGATAATAACACATTCTTTACTGGTAACAAAGCGTCGCCCTGGTATTTAGTGGCATATGGGATGGTTGGCGCTTCCCTTTCTGGGGTCACTTTTATTTCCGTCCCTGGAGAGGTAGGCAACACTGCCTGGACCTACCTTCAGTTTGTAATGGGTAATATGGTAGGTTATGCCATTATTGCCTTTGTACTTATCCCGCTATTTTATAAGCTGAACTTAATTTCCATCTATGAATATCTAAAAGACCGCTTCGGGATAAAATCGTACCGAACAGGAGCAACCTTATTCATTATTTCCCAGACCATTGGCGCTTCCTTCCGCCTCTTTCTCGCTGCCTTGGTCCTACAAATTGCCTTTTTTAATGCCTTTGGAATCCCATTTTGGGTAACAGTATTTATTACTATTTTATTGATTTGGCTATACACCTATAAAGCAGGCATCAGGACCATTGTATATACAGACACCTTGCAAACCACCTTTCTATTGGCTGCCGTCATCATTAGTATTGTGGTGATTTTACAGCATTTAGATTTAAAACTGGGAGACCTTTATGGAGTGGTGGCCTCCAATCCGATGTCTAAAATTTTTGAATGGGATTGGTTATCCAATCGCAATTTCTATAAAACATTTTTAGCTGGGGTTTTTATCACCATTGCCATGAATGGTTTGGATCAGAACGTGATGCAAAAAAACTTAACATGTAAGAATATTAAAGATGCTCAGAAAAATATTTTATGGTTTTCAGTGACGTTCTTCCTATCTACCATGTTGTTCCTGATTCTTGGAGTCCTTATTTACGAATATGCGGTTAGCCATAATATTGCTATCCCAGAACGTACGGACGACCTTTACCCCTTATTGGCCCTGAATTATTTTGGCGTTCTGGCAGGAATAGTATTCCTTATTGGAATAGTGGCCGCTGCCTTTTCCAGTGCCGATTCTGCGTTAACTGCCCTTACCACATCTTTTTGCGTAGATATTCTGGATATTAGAAAAAAACAAAGCTCTCAAAAGAACATTAGACAATATGTACATATAGGATTTACTTTTTTAATGTTTGCGGTGATTGTAATCTTCAACGCCTTTAACGACAGTAGTGTGGTAAGTGCGGTTTTTAAAGTTGCCGGATTTACCTACGGCCCCTTGTTAGGCCTATTTGCCTTCGGACTCTTGTTCAAACAAAAGATCCACGACAAGTTGGTGCCGCTAATCTGTATCCTATCGCCTATATTATCGATTATTCTGGACCAAAATTCAGAAACCTGGTTTAATGGGTTCCGTTTTGGATTTGAAATTTTGTTAGTGAATGCTGCGTTTACCATGATCGGACTTTGGATGTTGTCCAAAAGAAAAAAGACAACCTTAGTAACAGATTCATAA